A region of Acidobacteriota bacterium DNA encodes the following proteins:
- a CDS encoding helicase-related protein: MEFPRSGTTLRLAAQTDALVPVDLSPGRPVRITATHEETTIKARLADGRLTLVNGRTEPAHALWPLELEGALIEKLVVGDLDDVDDFITRMNILHLLAIREADGLGSFLGGRVRLFPHQLHVAERASATDPVRWLLADEVGLGKTIEASLILNRLVHAGTTYAKATVVKKVERCMVVAPDTLTVQWLGELWRKYHQVFTLLDSERLGDVTRDFGDDFNPFELHPRTVISLEMLIARPHLTDQAVKAGIDLLVVDEAQRLRRPPGHPGEPGWRAIAPIAALGRHVLLLSATPLEDDAHGFFRLLQMLRPAEFPEGMSFEARLAEGTPLPPCTSSTRRADIGGLPPRVGIPIDLINPKSARHRDAVETAVRSAPAANAVLRRDKIDRVRRALASGAALTAVLAADDPLRQQAQSMDGFDARVEWLATNAPKWRAAKEKTLVFVADRETLEMLRAALSHRAQLATGMFHEALTPAKRDTEVARFREIDGPSLLVSTECGGEGRNFEFCRRLVLFDLPWKPSVVEQRIGRLDRIGRRIPVEVVYFRPPAGIGHDVVRLFEGIGLFREPLAGLDTQLAHVEGALEEIALDPAASLSDARFDVLIAETHAARSRIREAAYQQLHREPYRAAMGPAILARIPKELDELNQEVVVTASIGLGFTIAHPKGHRVFSIEIGNGALVDGLPGVPGGSGYVGTFDRDEAVENEGIDFFASGHPLVEGIFAFYEESALGRAVRFEMNIGDEAGEGLVAIYKDGPAFEVVALDADGNTRLDWAEAVLQRPIKARPIGGKAAESHDWRGMVRRLGAQLDPARRLHALAALVVRPYLDKVSPGKAGA; encoded by the coding sequence CACGCACGAAGAGACCACCATCAAGGCACGGCTGGCTGACGGACGCCTGACGCTGGTGAACGGTCGCACCGAACCCGCGCACGCGCTGTGGCCGCTCGAACTCGAGGGCGCGCTGATCGAGAAGCTGGTCGTCGGCGATCTCGATGACGTGGACGACTTCATCACGCGGATGAACATCCTGCACCTGCTGGCCATTCGCGAGGCCGATGGCCTGGGATCGTTCCTCGGCGGACGGGTGCGCCTGTTCCCCCACCAGCTTCACGTCGCCGAGCGCGCCAGCGCCACCGATCCCGTGCGTTGGCTCCTGGCCGACGAAGTCGGCCTCGGCAAGACCATCGAAGCGTCGCTCATCCTCAACCGCCTGGTCCACGCCGGCACCACCTACGCCAAGGCTACGGTGGTCAAGAAGGTCGAACGCTGCATGGTCGTGGCGCCAGACACGCTGACGGTGCAGTGGCTGGGCGAACTGTGGCGGAAGTATCACCAGGTGTTCACGCTGCTCGACTCGGAGCGGCTGGGCGACGTGACCAGGGATTTCGGCGACGACTTCAATCCCTTCGAGTTGCACCCGCGCACCGTGATCTCGCTGGAGATGCTGATCGCGCGGCCCCACCTGACCGATCAGGCGGTGAAGGCCGGCATCGACTTGCTGGTCGTGGACGAAGCTCAGCGCCTGCGGCGTCCTCCCGGTCACCCCGGCGAGCCGGGCTGGCGCGCGATCGCGCCGATTGCCGCGCTCGGCCGACACGTCCTGCTGCTCAGTGCCACACCCCTCGAAGACGATGCGCATGGGTTCTTCAGGCTGCTGCAGATGCTGCGGCCCGCCGAGTTCCCCGAGGGGATGAGCTTCGAGGCCCGGCTGGCCGAGGGCACGCCACTGCCGCCCTGCACCAGCTCGACGCGGCGCGCCGACATTGGCGGCCTGCCGCCACGGGTCGGCATCCCGATCGACCTGATCAATCCCAAGAGCGCCAGGCATCGCGACGCGGTGGAGACAGCGGTGCGAAGCGCGCCGGCCGCGAATGCCGTGCTCCGGCGCGACAAGATCGACCGCGTGCGCCGCGCGCTGGCCTCGGGCGCCGCGCTCACTGCGGTCCTGGCCGCAGACGACCCGCTGCGCCAGCAGGCGCAGTCCATGGACGGGTTTGATGCCCGCGTCGAGTGGTTGGCCACCAACGCCCCGAAGTGGCGGGCCGCGAAGGAGAAGACGCTGGTCTTCGTGGCGGATCGCGAGACGCTCGAGATGCTGCGGGCGGCACTGAGCCATCGCGCGCAATTGGCCACCGGCATGTTTCACGAGGCGCTGACGCCGGCCAAGCGCGACACGGAAGTGGCGCGGTTTCGCGAGATTGACGGCCCCAGCCTGCTGGTCTCCACCGAGTGTGGCGGCGAGGGCCGCAACTTCGAGTTCTGCCGCCGGCTCGTGCTGTTCGACCTGCCGTGGAAGCCGTCGGTGGTCGAGCAGCGCATCGGCCGCCTCGATCGCATTGGCCGCCGCATCCCGGTGGAGGTCGTCTACTTTCGTCCGCCCGCCGGCATTGGCCACGACGTGGTGCGCCTGTTCGAAGGGATCGGCCTGTTCCGCGAACCGCTCGCCGGGCTCGACACGCAGTTGGCGCATGTCGAGGGCGCGCTGGAGGAGATCGCGCTCGACCCGGCGGCGTCGCTGTCGGACGCGCGTTTCGACGTGCTGATTGCCGAGACCCACGCGGCCCGCTCGCGCATTCGCGAGGCGGCCTATCAGCAGCTGCATCGCGAGCCCTACCGGGCCGCGATGGGACCCGCGATCCTGGCCCGCATCCCGAAGGAACTGGACGAGCTCAACCAGGAGGTCGTCGTCACGGCATCCATTGGCCTGGGATTCACCATCGCGCATCCCAAGGGCCACCGCGTCTTCTCGATCGAGATCGGCAACGGCGCGCTGGTGGACGGCTTGCCGGGCGTCCCCGGCGGCTCGGGCTACGTGGGCACGTTCGATCGCGACGAGGCCGTCGAGAACGAAGGCATCGATTTTTTCGCGTCGGGTCACCCCCTGGTCGAAGGCATCTTCGCCTTCTACGAGGAAAGCGCACTGGGCCGTGCGGTGCGGTTCGAGATGAACATTGGCGACGAGGCCGGCGAGGGCCTGGTGGCGATCTACAAGGACGGCCCCGCATTCGAGGTGGTGGCGCTCGACGCCGACGGCAACACGCGCCTCGACTGGGCCGAAGCCGTCCTGCAGCGGCCGATCAAGGCGCGGCCCATTGGCGGCAAGGCCGCCGAAAGCCACGACTGGCGCGGCATGGTGCGCCGGCTGGGTGCGCAGCTGGATCCGGCGCGCCGCCTGCACGCACTGGCCGCACTGGTCGTGCGGCCTTATTTGGACAAAGTCTCGCCGGGCAAGGCCGGCGCGTGA